A region of the Candidatus Eisenbacteria bacterium genome:
TCACGGCCCCGGCCGGACCAGCCATCTGCGCCGGTCCCCGACGATGGACGCCCCCTACCGGACAGGCCCCTAAGGGATGTTACTGGACCAGAGCGCTTCTCTCAACCTCAAGTCTGTACTTGTCGAGGATTTCTTCCTCGACCCAGGCCCTGGTGGCGTTGTTGATCGGGTGCGCCAGGTCCTGGAACGTCCCATCGGGCTTCCTTCTGCTGGGCATTGCGACAAACAGTCCCTTGCTGCCGCGGATGATCTTGATCCCCCGAATGACAAAGCAGTTGTCCAGGGTGATGCTCACAAACGCTT
Encoded here:
- the spoVG gene encoding septation regulator SpoVG, giving the protein MKITEVRVSLRDDEKLKAFVSITLDNCFVIRGIKIIRGSKGLFVAMPSRRKPDGTFQDLAHPINNATRAWVEEEILDKYRLEVERSALVQ